In Mycobacterium sp. Aquia_213, the sequence GGCTCAGCCCCGGCGAACGGGTCGCGTTCGTGCTGCACGACGTGTTCGGTGTCCCGTTCGACACGATCGCCGAAACCGTGGGGCGCCCGGTCGGCACCTGCCGTCAGCTGGCGCGGCGAGCGCGCTCGAAATTCACTGCGGCACAGCCGAAGCGTAGTGATGTGGCCCCCGCCGAGCATCAGCTGGTCACCGAGAAATTCATCACCGCCTGTGCCAACGGCGACATCGCCGCGCTGACCGCTGTGCTGGACCCGACGGTCTGGGGCGTGGGCACCGTCCTTGCCGACCCGGCGCTCCCGCCGCAGATCAACCACGGTCCGCATGCGGTGGCCACCAACCTGATGCGCTATCTGGGGCCGGGAGTCACGCTGGTCAGCGGTCCCGCCGGGCAGGCGGTGGTGCTCGCCTTCGCCGAGCGCCGGCTGTTCGCCGCCATTGTGCTGACCATCCGCGGCCCACTCGTCAGCAAGATCGAGGCGATCGCCGACCCGTCGGCCCGGATCGCGGCCACCTGAGGCGCGAAGCGTCAGCCCTGCTGGCCAGTCGGACGGGCGGGGCTCGCCCCGAAAAACCCGGCGATCATCGCGGTGGCCTGCAGCAACTTACGCCGCGTGGGGCCCGCCATCTCGTGCGTCACGTCGATGACGCCGCCCGGGCGCAGATGAGGGTCGTAGGGCACCTCGACCACCGGCTGTCCGTGATCGACGAACTCGCGGGCCAGCAGCGCCCGGGTGCGTTTGTCGGCGTGCCCGTCGGAGTCGTTGAGCACCACGATCGTGTTGTGCAACAACTCGGTCATGCCCTGATCCGAGAGCCATTCCATGGTCCGCGCCGCCGCGGACGCCCCATCGGCCCACGGCGAGGACACCACGATCAGCGCATCCAGGTCGCGCAGGACTTCCTGGGTGACGGGTGAATCCATCGTCGAGCCGCAGTCGATGACCGAGATCGTGAAATGGCGGTCCAGCCGCGACGCCGCTTCTCGGTAGATCGCGGGATCCAGCACCCGGCGCGGACCGGATGCCGGTTCGCCGGCCAGCACATGCAGGCCGACCGAATTGCGGCCCACCCGCCCGGCCACATCGGTGAAGGTCTCGAGGTTCTTGTCGGCGGTCAGTTCCCAGAACGAACTCGTCGAATGCGGGTCGATCCGGCTGCTCAACCGGCCGAACGCCGTGTCGGCGTCGATCGCCACCACGTGATCTTGCCCGCGACGGAGCTCGGCGAACAGCGATCCGACGCTGGCGGCGACGGAGGTTTTCCCCACCCCGCCCTTACCCACGACGCCGACCTTGTGGCTGCCGCGGAAACCGGTCCGGATGGCGGCTTCGAATTGGGCGTCTTGGCGTTGTGCGGGCGACGGGCCCAGGTTGACGAGGCCAAAGGTGAGCAGCCGCAGGATGCGTCGCCACCCGGTGTCGGGGAGTTCGGCCCCGGCGATCGGCACGAGGGCGGTGTCGGGCGCTGACGGCGGGATGACGGGCGTGGGGGGAGGAACCGGCGGCGCGGCGGGGCGCCGCGGGGGAGGGGGAGCGACGTGCTGGCGCTGGGGTGCGACCGGCGGCTGACGCGGCGCCGGCGGGGGTGCCGCGGGCGGCCGCGGTGGGGGTGGCTGGGGTGCCTGGCGTGGCGGATACGGCGGCGGGGCGGGTCGCTGCTGCGATGGCGGGGCAAAAGCGGCGGGCGGCGCGCTTCGGTGGTCCCTGGAACGCGGCTCCGCCGGGGCGGCGGGGGTGCCGGGCCGGTCGGGCTGCAGACGGTCCCGCAGGAATTCGTCGCGCTCGTTCATGGGCTCCTCGGTGCCGGGCGATCGATCGTCGCGCGTTGGCCGGCCGCAGGGGTGATACCCGACCAGTATCTCCGCACGTTCTCCTAATTAGTACCGCGCAAACTCGGGAGGCCCAAAGGGGGTGCCAGTGCGACGTCCAAGGCCCCCGCAGGGCATGTCGGCGGGGCGTACGGGCGCGGTGACTGCCACGCCTTATCGCGATCTGTGGCGCCGGTGCGCGGGGCGCACTGTGATCTCGGCCATCCTGGTGCCGCTGCAAGGCGGGGGCCACAGCTAACTCGAGTAGGCGCCGGCCCTATCGGCGCGCTGTCCGGGTCTGCGCTGTCGCAGGCGAAGTGTCGGCGGTTGAAGTACATTTCTCAGGGTTATCGAAGGCCGCCTGCAGCGAATTTACGTCGGCGCTACCTGCCGGGTTAGACTTGACGAAGTTGGCATGTCAGGCGGTTTTTGTCATATCGTTTTACGACTTGTCGAGACCGGGTACACGCCACCGTTCAGCGCCGCACGGACGATTCCCCCATCGGACCATTTTCCGCTTGGGAGACAGCCAATCGACAAGACCGAAGGGGCCAGCCCGCAACCTCCGGGTGCGGCCCCGTCGGAGCCACTGAATATGGCCGCGCAGCGGTTCTGGTGAAGAGGCAGGTGCATATGACGCCCACGCGCGTTGGGTTGTATAACCCCGCGTTCGAGCACGATTCGTGCGGGGTTGCCATGGTCGTCGACATGCACGGCCGACGCAGCCGCGACATCGTCGAAAAGGCGATCACCGCACTGGTCAACCTCGAGCATCGTGGCGCCCAGGGCGCCGAGCCGCGCAGCGGTGACGGCGCGGGCATCCTGATTCAGGTCCCGGACGCCTTCCTGCGCGAAGTCGTGGACTTCGAGCTCCCCGCGCCGGGCAGTTACGCCACCGGTATCGCGTTCTTGCCGCAGTCGTCCAAAGATGCCGCGGCGGCCTGCGCCGCGGTGGAGAAGATCGCCGAAGCCGAGGGCCTGACGGTGCTGGGCTGGCGCAATGTGCCCACCGACGACTCGTCGCTGGGCGCGCTGTCGCGTGATGCGATGCCCACCTTCCGGCAGGTATTCCTGACCGGGGCCTCCGACATGACGTTGGAACGCCGTTGCTACGTGGTCCGCAAGCGCGCCGAGCATGAACTCGGTACCAAAGGCCCGGGCCAAGACGGGCCCGGCCGCGAAACCGTGTATTTCCCAAGCCTGTCCGGCCGGACGATGGTCTACAAGGGCATGCTGACCACCCCGCAGCTCAAGGCGTTTTACCTTGACCTGCAAGACGATCGGATGACCAGCGCGCTGGGCATCGTGCACTCGCGGTTCTCGACCAACACCTTCCCGTCCTGGCCGCTGGCGCATCCGTTCCGGCGCATCGCCCACAACGGCGAGATCAACACCGTCACCGGCAACGAGAACTGGATGCGGGCCCGTGAGGCGCTGATCAAGACCGACGTCTTCGGGTCGGCCGACGACCTGGAGAAGTTGTTCCCGATCTGTACCCCGGGCGCCTCGGACACCGCACGTTTCGACGAGGCACTGGAATTGCTGCACCTGGGTGGGCGCAGCCTGCCGCACGCGGTGCTGATGATGATTCCCGAGGCCTGGGAGCGCAACGAGTCGATGGACCCGGCGCGCCGTGCGTTCTACGAGTACCACGCGTCGCTGATGGAGCCGTGGGACGGCCCCGCGTCGATGACGTTTACCGACGGCACCGTCGTGGGTGCCGTGCTCGACCGCAATGGCCTTCGCCCCTCCCGCATTTGGGTTACCGAGGACGGCTTGGTGGTGATGGCGTCCGAGGCGGGTGTCTTGGACCTGGACCCGTCGACGGTGGTGCGGCGGATGCGCCTGCAGCCGGGCCGGATGTTCTTGGTGGACACCACTTTGGGCCGCATCGTCGCCGATGAGGAGATCAAAGCCGAGCTGGCCGCCGAGCACCCGTACCAGGAGTGGCTCGACAAGAACCTGGTTCCGCTCGAATCACTGCCGCAGGGTGAGTACGTACGGATGGCGCATGAGCGACTCGTCATGCGGCAGTTGGCCTTTGGATACACCTATGAGGAACTCAACCTACTGGTGGCTCCGATGGTGCGCACCGGTGCCGAGCCGATCGGGTCGATGGGTACCGATACCCCGGTCGCGGTGCTATCGCAGCGTCCCCGGATGCTCTACGACTACTTCCATCAGCTGTTCGCTCAGGTGACCAATCCGCCGCTGGACGCCATCCGCGAAGA encodes:
- the sigI gene encoding RNA polymerase sigma factor SigI, whose protein sequence is MNQSQPPSDLLADAWRRHRPYLVNLGYQILGDVGDAEDVAQEAFLRLSRTGPGEVDDIRGWLTVVTSRLCLDQVRSARTRYERLSHPDQGVPGTEVAASRSLDPADRVTLDDEVRTALMEVLRRLSPGERVAFVLHDVFGVPFDTIAETVGRPVGTCRQLARRARSKFTAAQPKRSDVAPAEHQLVTEKFITACANGDIAALTAVLDPTVWGVGTVLADPALPPQINHGPHAVATNLMRYLGPGVTLVSGPAGQAVVLAFAERRLFAAIVLTIRGPLVSKIEAIADPSARIAAT
- a CDS encoding MinD/ParA family ATP-binding protein produces the protein MNERDEFLRDRLQPDRPGTPAAPAEPRSRDHRSAPPAAFAPPSQQRPAPPPYPPRQAPQPPPPRPPAAPPPAPRQPPVAPQRQHVAPPPPRRPAAPPVPPPTPVIPPSAPDTALVPIAGAELPDTGWRRILRLLTFGLVNLGPSPAQRQDAQFEAAIRTGFRGSHKVGVVGKGGVGKTSVAASVGSLFAELRRGQDHVVAIDADTAFGRLSSRIDPHSTSSFWELTADKNLETFTDVAGRVGRNSVGLHVLAGEPASGPRRVLDPAIYREAASRLDRHFTISVIDCGSTMDSPVTQEVLRDLDALIVVSSPWADGASAAARTMEWLSDQGMTELLHNTIVVLNDSDGHADKRTRALLAREFVDHGQPVVEVPYDPHLRPGGVIDVTHEMAGPTRRKLLQATAMIAGFFGASPARPTGQQG